A stretch of Metabacillus sp. FJAT-52054 DNA encodes these proteins:
- the rocF gene encoding arginase, protein MAAEKINIIGVPMDLGQTRRGVDMGPSAIRYAGVVERLENLHFTIEDSGDIKIGKREKELEEPLYNLKNLKAVSEASELLASKVDEVIKTGAFPLVLGGDHSIAIGTLAGLAKNYKNLGVIWYDAHGDLNTADTSPSGNIHGMPLAASLGIGDESLTGIAGFSPKIKPEHVVIIGARSLDEGERELIKEKGIRVYTMHEVDRLGMARIMEETIEYLKDRTDGVHLSLDLDGLDPHDAPGVGTPVIGGISYRESHLAMEMLAESEMITSAEFVEVNPILDERNKTASVAVALMGSLFGEKLL, encoded by the coding sequence ATGGCTGCTGAAAAAATTAATATCATTGGTGTACCGATGGATTTAGGACAAACCAGACGGGGTGTCGATATGGGGCCTAGTGCCATCCGATACGCAGGCGTTGTAGAACGGCTGGAAAATCTCCATTTTACTATTGAAGATAGCGGAGACATAAAAATAGGCAAACGGGAAAAAGAGCTGGAAGAACCTTTATATAATTTAAAAAATTTGAAAGCGGTATCAGAAGCGAGCGAACTGCTGGCTTCAAAGGTTGATGAAGTGATTAAAACAGGTGCTTTTCCTTTAGTGCTTGGCGGAGACCACAGTATCGCGATTGGGACTCTTGCTGGACTGGCGAAAAACTATAAAAATCTTGGGGTTATTTGGTATGACGCTCACGGCGACTTAAACACAGCTGATACTTCCCCGTCAGGGAACATTCACGGCATGCCGCTCGCGGCAAGTTTAGGAATAGGCGATGAATCCTTAACTGGGATTGCAGGGTTCTCTCCAAAAATTAAGCCTGAGCATGTTGTCATCATCGGTGCCCGTTCCCTTGATGAGGGTGAAAGGGAACTGATTAAAGAAAAGGGAATCCGCGTTTACACCATGCATGAGGTTGACCGTCTTGGAATGGCCCGTATTATGGAAGAAACAATTGAATACTTGAAAGATCGTACGGACGGTGTTCATTTGTCGCTTGACCTTGACGGATTGGATCCGCATGACGCACCGGGTGTAGGAACACCCGTTATTGGCGGGATCAGCTATCGTGAAAGTCATTTAGCTATGGAGATGCTGGCTGAATCTGAAATGATAACGTCGGCTGAATTTGTAGAAGTTAACCCGATTTTGGATGAGAGAAACAAGACCGCATCGGTTGCCGTAGCCTTAATGGGCTCACTTTTTGGAGAAAAACTTTTATAA
- a CDS encoding histidine phosphatase family protein yields MKKIIYLIRHCKAIGQEAEAHLTHEGKAQAASIASFLASKSIDVLYSSPFKRAIDSVLPFSQESDLEIILDQRLAERILSKHNIQDWMDKLSQTFQDKTLVFEGGESSMAASSRGLEAIWVFLDGPFHTAAMVSHGNMISLILNHFDDAFGYEQWKTLSNPDVYLLEFEGSVPKVRRVWGSPV; encoded by the coding sequence GTGAAGAAAATAATATATTTGATCCGCCATTGTAAAGCAATTGGACAAGAAGCAGAAGCTCATTTAACACATGAGGGAAAAGCACAGGCAGCTTCCATAGCATCTTTTTTAGCGAGTAAAAGCATTGATGTTCTCTACTCAAGTCCGTTTAAGAGGGCTATTGATTCTGTCCTCCCGTTTTCACAGGAAAGCGATTTGGAGATTATACTGGACCAAAGACTTGCTGAGAGAATTCTCTCCAAACATAACATTCAAGATTGGATGGACAAACTGTCTCAGACATTCCAGGACAAAACGCTCGTCTTTGAAGGCGGTGAATCAAGTATGGCTGCATCTTCAAGAGGATTAGAGGCAATTTGGGTTTTTCTGGATGGCCCTTTTCACACAGCTGCCATGGTTTCTCATGGAAATATGATTTCATTGATCCTGAATCACTTTGATGATGCATTTGGCTATGAACAGTGGAAAACCCTTTCTAACCCTGATGTATATTTATTAGAATTTGAAGGCTCCGTTCCTAAAGTAAGAAGAGTATGGGGGTCTCCGGTTTAA
- the sigW gene encoding RNA polymerase sigma factor SigW — METIIKKRIKEVIKGDQNAFAEIVDLYKDKIYQLCYRMLGNAHEAEDIAQEAFIRAYVNIHRYDLDKKFSTWLYRIATNLSIDRIRKKKPDYYLDAEIAGTEGLTMYSQVAADIALPEEEVETLELQETIQKEILKLPDKYRSVIVLKYIDELSIIEISEILEIPAGTVKTRIHRGREALRKQLRHL; from the coding sequence ATGGAGACTATCATAAAGAAGAGGATAAAAGAGGTTATTAAGGGAGATCAAAATGCTTTTGCGGAAATTGTTGATCTCTATAAAGATAAGATCTATCAATTGTGTTACAGAATGCTTGGAAATGCTCATGAAGCCGAAGATATCGCTCAGGAAGCGTTTATAAGGGCATATGTAAACATTCACAGATACGACTTGGACAAAAAGTTTTCCACATGGCTTTACCGAATTGCTACGAATCTTTCCATAGACCGAATACGCAAGAAGAAGCCTGATTATTATTTAGATGCAGAAATAGCAGGAACAGAGGGCCTTACAATGTATTCTCAGGTTGCTGCAGACATTGCCCTTCCTGAAGAGGAAGTGGAGACCCTTGAGCTGCAGGAAACGATTCAAAAGGAAATTTTAAAGCTTCCGGATAAGTATCGTAGTGTGATCGTGCTGAAATATATAGACGAGCTATCCATTATCGAAATCAGTGAAATATTGGAGATCCCGGCCGGCACGGTTAAAACAAGGATACACAGGGGAAGGGAAGCACTCAGAAAACAGCTGAGGCATTTATAA
- a CDS encoding anti-sigma factor, with protein MACTEQTVSLMHKYLDHETNQQEEAELREHLKACKVCHTHFQELKKTIALVQSTSHVAVPDDFTSRVMANLPKEKRRIGAGRWFKAHPLLIAASLFVVLMSGSLVSAWSSDHQFSVTKNPKLIVQNNTVTVPEGEVVEGDITVRNGTLQVDGKVKGNVTVINGEEYTAAAGEVTGDISEVNELFGWLWYKMKSFGSEVVDVFQ; from the coding sequence ATGGCATGTACTGAACAAACGGTGTCATTGATGCATAAATATCTCGATCACGAGACGAATCAACAGGAAGAAGCGGAATTAAGAGAACATTTAAAGGCATGTAAAGTGTGTCATACACACTTTCAGGAGCTCAAAAAAACGATTGCGCTCGTACAAAGCACTTCCCATGTCGCTGTTCCCGATGATTTTACATCACGGGTAATGGCCAATCTGCCGAAGGAAAAAAGAAGAATCGGCGCCGGCAGATGGTTTAAGGCACATCCGCTGCTAATCGCAGCCTCTTTATTTGTAGTCTTGATGAGCGGAAGTCTTGTATCAGCTTGGTCGAGCGACCATCAATTCAGTGTAACGAAAAATCCTAAGCTTATTGTACAGAATAACACGGTCACTGTACCTGAGGGAGAAGTAGTAGAAGGCGATATAACCGTCCGAAACGGAACTCTTCAAGTAGACGGGAAGGTAAAAGGGAATGTAACGGTTATTAACGGTGAAGAATATACCGCGGCGGCCGGTGAAGTGACAGGGGATATTAGTGAAGTCAACGAACTCTTTGGCTGGCTCTGGTATAAAATGAAATCCTTCGGCAGCGAAGTGGTCGATGTATTCCAATAG
- the cdaA gene encoding diadenylate cyclase CdaA yields the protein MAFEDISVLRYLGTAIDILLVWFVIYKLIMVIRGTKAVQLLKGIIVILLVKTISGFLGLNTIFWLMDQAISWGFIAIIVIFQPELRRALEQLGRGRLFSKSAFPEEDEGVKLTDDITKATSYMAKRRIGALMTIERETGMGDYIETGIPMNANVSSELLINVFIPNTPLHDGAVIIRGSQIAAAACYLPLSESPLISKELGTRHRAAVGISEVTDSITIIVSEETGSISAARNGELHRNLDEDALKNILSSNSNKQARTRSASSSRWQWRGKKNG from the coding sequence ATGGCATTTGAAGACATATCTGTACTTAGGTACTTAGGCACTGCCATTGATATTCTCCTGGTTTGGTTCGTCATATATAAACTGATTATGGTAATTAGAGGAACAAAAGCCGTCCAGCTTCTTAAAGGGATTATTGTGATTCTGCTAGTTAAAACAATAAGCGGATTTTTGGGACTCAATACAATCTTCTGGTTAATGGATCAAGCTATATCATGGGGATTTATCGCGATCATTGTCATTTTTCAGCCTGAGCTTAGGAGAGCGCTGGAACAGCTCGGACGAGGAAGGCTGTTCTCAAAGAGTGCTTTTCCTGAAGAGGATGAAGGAGTTAAACTTACAGACGACATAACCAAGGCTACTTCTTATATGGCGAAGCGCCGTATTGGAGCACTCATGACCATCGAACGGGAAACAGGAATGGGTGATTATATTGAAACGGGAATTCCTATGAATGCCAATGTTTCATCTGAACTGCTAATCAACGTGTTTATTCCGAATACCCCGCTTCATGATGGTGCCGTGATTATTAGAGGCAGCCAGATAGCAGCAGCTGCCTGCTATCTTCCGCTATCAGAAAGCCCGCTCATTTCAAAGGAACTTGGAACAAGGCACCGGGCAGCTGTTGGCATCAGTGAGGTTACAGACAGTATCACGATCATTGTTTCTGAAGAAACCGGCAGTATTTCGGCAGCACGAAATGGCGAGCTTCATCGGAACCTGGATGAGGATGCGCTGAAAAACATTTTATCTTCTAACTCAAACAAGCAAGCGCGGACCCGGTCTGCTTCCTCAAGCCGCTGGCAATGGAGGGGGAAGAAGAATGGATAA
- a CDS encoding CdaR family protein has protein sequence MDKLMNNTWFMRIIALLIALMIYLSVNPDTSRNTNRVSNDEPQSSQIFPKPPGTSNNNQPAPNESSATLENVELKAETGNDNYVVSGLPDTVSVDITGPTSQVTIAKQRRNVEVYADLSGFEPGEHEVDLKYRNLDSSLKVGINPGSVKVKIDEKTTKEFPVEASFINEEQIAEGYKPGEPVLNPKTVKVTASKAVIKQISYVRARVNLQDADQDLKQQAQVIVYDKAGNILPVEALPRTIEVSVPIQSPSKTLPVELNQTGEPPEGVTIRSISISPSEVTAYGPENILEGLKEIKGPDLDLTKIKEDSVVELGLPLPEGVKELSQQKVQVKIDVDKEGEKVLKGIPIETAGLDEGKSIEYLDPSAQAFDITVTGLEEQLKKVSSKDFQLVVNASGLEDGEQTIKVEVKGPNDVKWSLPQEEATIRISGTQS, from the coding sequence ATGGATAAACTGATGAATAACACATGGTTTATGAGAATCATCGCTCTATTAATTGCACTGATGATTTATCTTTCTGTTAATCCGGATACTTCGAGAAACACGAATCGGGTCAGCAATGATGAACCGCAAAGCAGTCAAATTTTCCCGAAGCCGCCTGGTACGAGTAATAATAATCAGCCAGCGCCTAATGAATCTTCCGCTACCCTTGAGAATGTTGAGCTGAAAGCAGAAACAGGCAATGACAATTATGTAGTGTCCGGTCTACCTGATACTGTTTCCGTTGACATTACAGGTCCAACGAGCCAGGTCACAATTGCGAAACAGCGCAGAAATGTTGAGGTTTATGCAGATTTAAGCGGCTTTGAACCAGGGGAGCATGAAGTGGATTTAAAATACAGAAACCTGGACAGTTCGTTAAAAGTTGGAATTAATCCAGGATCTGTGAAAGTAAAGATTGATGAAAAAACAACAAAAGAGTTTCCAGTAGAAGCTTCTTTTATAAATGAGGAACAGATCGCAGAAGGCTATAAGCCGGGTGAGCCTGTTTTAAATCCGAAAACGGTTAAAGTAACAGCCTCAAAAGCTGTTATCAAGCAAATTTCGTATGTACGAGCCAGGGTGAACCTGCAGGATGCAGATCAGGATCTAAAGCAGCAGGCCCAAGTCATCGTGTATGACAAGGCAGGCAATATTCTGCCGGTTGAAGCTCTGCCAAGGACCATCGAAGTTTCCGTTCCAATTCAGAGCCCAAGCAAAACACTGCCCGTGGAGCTGAATCAGACTGGGGAACCGCCGGAGGGCGTGACCATTCGCTCGATCAGCATTTCTCCCAGTGAGGTAACGGCATACGGACCTGAAAATATTTTAGAGGGTTTAAAGGAAATTAAGGGTCCTGATTTAGATTTAACCAAGATCAAAGAAGACAGTGTGGTTGAATTGGGTCTTCCGCTGCCCGAAGGAGTAAAAGAACTTTCACAGCAGAAGGTACAAGTAAAAATAGATGTAGATAAAGAAGGGGAGAAAGTGCTGAAAGGCATCCCTATTGAAACAGCGGGACTGGATGAAGGAAAGTCAATTGAATACCTTGACCCATCGGCACAAGCATTTGATATTACGGTAACAGGACTGGAAGAACAGCTGAAAAAGGTATCCTCCAAGGATTTTCAGCTGGTGGTCAATGCATCCGGCCTGGAGGATGGGGAGCAAACAATTAAGGTTGAGGTAAAGGGACCGAATGATGTGAAATGGTCATTACCCCAAGAGGAAGCAACAATTCGAATTTCGGGAACTCAATCTTGA
- the glmM gene encoding phosphoglucosamine mutase, with translation MGKYFGTDGVRGVANSELTPELAFKIGRFGGYVLTKDKDRPKVLIGRDTRVSGHMLEGALVAGLLSIGAEVMRLGVISTPGVSYLTKALGAQAGVMISASHNPVQDNGIKFFGPDGFKLVDEQELEIEGLMDQAEDHLPRPVGAELGQVNDYFEGGQKYLQFLKQTVDEEFAGIHVALDCAHGATSSLATHLFADLEADVSTMGTSPNGLNINDGVGSTHPEAMAAFVLEKGADIGLAFDGDGDRLIAVDEKGNIVDGDQIMFICAKYLKDQGQLNQDTVVSTVMSNLGFYKGLEAAGIQSIQTAVGDRYVVEEMKKNQFNLGGEQSGHIIFLDYNTTGDGLLTAIQLVNILKSTGKTLSELADEMTKFPQLLINVRVSDKHHVTDNAKVKAVIEEVEKEMDGNGRILVRPSGTEPLVRVMAEAPTEELCRQYVERIVAVVKDEMGIE, from the coding sequence ATGGGTAAGTATTTTGGAACAGATGGAGTAAGAGGAGTAGCGAACAGCGAGCTGACGCCGGAACTGGCTTTTAAAATCGGCCGTTTTGGCGGATATGTCCTTACTAAGGATAAAGATCGTCCAAAGGTATTAATTGGCCGTGATACACGTGTATCCGGACATATGCTGGAAGGAGCACTTGTTGCCGGACTTCTTTCCATTGGAGCAGAGGTTATGCGTTTGGGCGTTATTTCTACTCCAGGTGTTTCTTATTTAACCAAAGCTTTAGGAGCTCAGGCGGGTGTTATGATTTCTGCCTCTCACAATCCGGTTCAGGATAACGGAATCAAGTTTTTTGGACCAGACGGCTTTAAGCTTGTGGATGAACAGGAGCTTGAAATTGAAGGGCTCATGGATCAGGCGGAGGATCACCTTCCAAGACCTGTGGGAGCGGAACTTGGACAGGTTAACGACTATTTCGAAGGCGGTCAGAAGTACCTTCAATTCCTTAAACAGACGGTTGATGAAGAATTTGCCGGCATCCATGTAGCTCTGGATTGCGCACATGGTGCAACCTCATCCCTTGCAACTCATTTGTTTGCTGATCTTGAAGCGGATGTTTCAACGATGGGAACTTCTCCAAATGGATTGAACATAAACGATGGTGTAGGCTCTACACACCCTGAAGCCATGGCTGCTTTTGTTCTGGAAAAAGGTGCTGATATCGGACTTGCATTCGATGGAGACGGAGACCGTTTAATTGCAGTAGATGAAAAAGGAAATATCGTGGATGGCGATCAGATCATGTTTATCTGTGCCAAATACTTGAAAGATCAAGGTCAGCTGAATCAGGATACCGTTGTATCGACCGTTATGAGTAACCTTGGTTTCTATAAAGGCCTGGAAGCAGCAGGAATTCAAAGTATCCAAACGGCTGTTGGCGATCGTTATGTAGTAGAAGAAATGAAGAAGAATCAGTTTAATTTGGGCGGAGAGCAATCAGGCCATATTATCTTCCTTGACTACAACACAACAGGTGATGGTCTTCTCACAGCTATTCAGCTAGTGAATATTTTGAAATCAACCGGCAAAACCCTTTCTGAGCTTGCTGATGAAATGACGAAATTCCCTCAGCTTCTGATCAATGTCAGAGTATCAGATAAGCATCACGTAACAGATAATGCAAAAGTGAAAGCTGTTATTGAAGAGGTAGAGAAGGAAATGGATGGAAACGGAAGAATACTTGTTCGTCCTTCCGGAACAGAGCCTCTTGTCCGCGTAATGGCAGAAGCACCGACTGAAGAGCTTTGCCGTCAATACGTAGAACGCATCGTAGCCGTTGTTAAAGATGAAATGGGTATCGAATAA